One genomic window of Denticeps clupeoides chromosome 14, fDenClu1.1, whole genome shotgun sequence includes the following:
- the LOC114803346 gene encoding 5-hydroxytryptamine receptor 1B-like gives MERPSHFHGETLNVSANHTAEAQDSEASLVLQTSLATVLALITFATTLSNAFVIATIYQSRKLHTPANFLIASLAVTDLLVSILVMPISALYTVSQTWTLGQVMCDIWLSSDITCCTASILHLCVIALDRYWAITDAVEYAKRRTSGRAAAMIATAWVIAISISLPPFFWRQVKADEVTSCTVNTDHIFYTIYSTFGAFYIPTLLLIVLYGRIYVEARKRILKQSPKKTGKRLTSAHLITNSPGSVASTTSLNYGTHEASSCETIASANANQVKVTVSDALLEKKRISAARERKATKTLGIILGAYIVCWLPFFIYTLLAPMCTTCILSPELFDIFTWLGYLNSLINPIIYTMSNEDFKKAFHKLIRFKCCRA, from the coding sequence ATGGAGCGACCGAGCCACTTCCACGGCGAGACGCTCAACGTCTCCGCCAACCACACGGCCGAGGCGCAGGACAGCGAGGCCAGCCTCGTCCTCCAGACGAGCCTGGCCACCGTCCTGGCGCTGATCACCTTCGCCACCACGCTGTCCAACGCGTTCGTCATCGCCACCATCTACCAGTCGCGCAAGCTGCACACCCCCGCCAACTTCCTGATCGCGTCGCTGGCCGTCACCGACCTGCTCGTCTCCATCCTGGTGATGCCCATCAGCGCGCTGTACACGGTGAGCCAGACGTGGACCCTGGGCCAGGTGATGTGCGACATCTGGCTGTCGTCGGACATCACGTGCTGCACCGCGTCCATCCTGCACCTGTGCGTGATCGCGCTGGACCGGTACTGGGCGATCACGGACGCGGTGGAGTACGCCAAGAGGCGCACGTCGGGGCGCGCCGCGGCCATGATCGCCACCGCCTGGGTGATCGCCATCTCCATCTCGCTGCCCCCCTTCTTCTGGCGCCAGGTGAAGGCGGACGAGGTGACCAGTTGCACGGTCAACACCGACCACATCTTCTACACCATCTACTCGACCTTCGGCGCCTTCTACATCCCCACGCTGCTCCTCATCGTGCTCTATGGCAGGATATACGTGGAGGCGCGCAAGCGGATACTGAAGCAGTCCCCCAAGAAGACGGGCAAGAGGCTGACCTCGGCCCACCTCATCACCAACTCGCCCGGCTCGGTGGCGTCCACGACGTCCCTCAACTACGGCACCCACGAGGCCTCCTCCTGCGAGACCATCGCCTCAGCCAACGCCAACCAGGTGAAGGTCACCGTATCCGATGCCCTCCTGGAGAAGAAGAGGATATCGGCGGCCAGGGAGCGGAAGGCGACCAAGACGTTGGGGATCATCCTGGGCGCCTACATCGTGTGCTGGCTGCCCTTCTTCATTTACACACTGCTGGCGCCCATGTGCACCACGTGCATCCTGAGCCCCGAGCtgtttgacatttttacatgGCTGGGCTACCTGAACTCGCTCATCAACCCCATCATCTACACCATGTCCAATGAGGATTTCAAGAAGGCTTTCCACAAACTGATACGCTTCAAGTGCTGCAGGGCATGA